The genome window TCTTTCCAAAGTTCTTTAAACTGTGGTATTCTTACAGATAGACAATGTTGCCGAACAAgtgtttgtttcttccctttttcttccccCAGGCTCAAAGATTTGGAAAGAGATAGTTTAACAGAAAAGGTAAGGTAATCTCCACCTTAACAAAATGTATGATCAAATGTGACCATTTGACCGACACTATGTAGTTcctaaaaacaaatttaagtggAATTGGCTCTCTTTTCCCTGAAGTTGAGGATAACCTGGATGTTTTTGTCTAACGTGCTGGACTAATAGGCTATTATTGGTTAGCTTTTGGTAAGTCATCGAGTTTCCCAGTCTGGGTTCCGTACCATCAAGTCTGGATTATAATTTGTCCTGGTCACACTGTTTTTCAAAATCAGGTTTGTTCTAGTATGCTATTATGTGTCTGTTTCACCtttaatctttccatttttcaccactCTGGAGATGGTGTGATATGATCTTAACGAAAACAACAGGAACATGTCTTGtgaatatttagttttctttttggccgACTCAGCATTGCCCGCCATTCAGTCATTGTTATGTGACCAGGCAGTGTAACTATTTGTGTATTAGTCCATTGGTTCATAGCCTGGGAATGTGGAGACTTCTAAACATATATCCTTCCCTTAGGAATGCGTGAAGGAGAAATGGAatctcttgcctgaatttctgcagagagaaataaagaatcaGTTATGTGACTTGGAAACCAAATGACATAAAGAAGAATTATCAGAGGTTAAGTCGTCAGCATCCCGGCGGCTAGAAAACGTTTCCTCCCATGTAACTTGTCTGACCAGGGAGGCAGGATCATCCCACCTCTCCCTGTTACCTGATAGTTATAAAGGAAGtgcatgtgtttccttattctctCATGGCCACTTGTTGACATTCACTGCTACTTAAATTATCCTTTCCTGCTGTAGGAGGGCTACCTGGCTGAAGTCAAATCCCTTTTAAATACAGATTTGTCCTTGGAGAACATGCTTTCAGTCGGGAAGTGAATGGATGTCTAGAAAACGGGAGCCAGACAAGTGGTGAGGAGCGCAGAGTGGaaatagcagagaaaaagaagtccCCCAAACCTGTTTGCAAACTTTGCATGCCCAGGAGAAGCAAGTCCgatggagaaacaaaatgtaaGAGCACTTGACTCGTTTGACCTCGTTGGAGTCTGGTACCGCCTAAGGGGAGGACAGACTTGGTGCCATAGGGTCTGTCTGTTCCCCCCACACACAACCCCTCCACCGGCAGTACTtgttttttgtgtatctttttttttttttgggggggggtggtggggggtggctgtgttgcTCGGCTTGTacgatcttagttctccaaccggggatcgaacctgggccctcggcagtgagagtgccgagtcttaaccactggaccgccgtgGAATTCCCTCTTGTGTATACTTCGAACTAGCTTagatatatacttaaaatttttgtctTCGACCAAATTATAGAGCATTAGATCCCCAAATGTGGTTGAATTTATGAGGTATAAGAAAACAGGACCTGCTGATATTTATGACTTGTAAGTGACATGCCTGTTGAAGCTAAACATTTAGACTCCTTCCCCGCTTGTAGTCAGAGTAACtcttctggaatttttaaaaataagagcctGGGACTTGAGCTCAGGTCAGGTGCTTGGCCACTTCATCGTTTGACGAAATAAGCAGAGGCTCTGTTTCCTTGTCCGTCTCAGGGTTGGGCCCTTCATCCAAGAGCTTGTGTTAAAATGGCCTAGCAAACTGGCAGGTGCTAATTTGATGACTTTATGAAGACGGTGGTTGCTTAGAATAAGAAGAGAAGGATacttaatcctcagaacctgGTCTGTGCACCAGCTTGCTAATGCTGAAGAACTATACCTTGGCTTGAACTCTTTATTCATAgtggcttttttgtttcttttctgtaagCAGCTGAAGTCTCATGTAGCCCCTCATGTAGGATTACAAGGCAAACTACCAGGCAGACCACCATCACATCTCATTTCACAGGGGGGTCAGTATATAATGAATGGACAGCCCCCATTTTAGGGGCCAACTGTTTTTGGTAAAACACATATAGAATTAGTAGGATGTAACTTAGTAATTCTGACTTCCACGTTGCTTCGGTTTCCCTTTTGATATTCTGTTTTTAGACATTCATGAACAGCATTTCTGAAGACCTCATCCATGTTTACTCTTAGCATGGGAAACTTCAAATGTACATACACAAAATACCAAGGATAGTAAAATGAACCCCTGTGTACCTATCACCCAGTATCAACAGTTAACAGCTCCTGgctgttgtttcatctataaccCCATATGCTCCAAGTGAAAATTATTCCAAATGGATTACAACTCCATACACACCCATGTCCCCCCAGTTGGATTACTTTGAAACAAATCGGACATGTCATCTTATCCACAAATACGATATTTCTAGATGACAAGGTCTCTTTCTCTGACaagttttttattcatattttgctATAATTGCTAACATCTAGCAAACAGTCTTTTGAAGAAGACAAAACATGCCTTACAAAGTGTAACAGTTCCTTACTAACAAATATATAGTAGTGTTCATACCTCCCCTTGTGTAACAGGGTTTGGTTGATTTGTTCCTTAAGCCTTTCAAGTGATAGATTCCTTATTTCCTTGccgtttatttaaagaaaataggtCTTTTGTCTAATAGCTTCTAGGTCTGGCTGACTGCATCGTTTCAGTGGTGAATGTGTTCCCTTGTGTCCAGTTTTCTGTCAACTGGTAGTTAGGTCTAGAGTCCTGATCAGATTCCAGCTTTATTTTGTGCGACTTCATTGACGGTATGGGGCTGTCCATCAGAGGCATGTAATGTCTCTTCGGTGATTCTAGCCGCCGTTGATCAAAGTCTAGATCCATTATTTCTTAGGGTTTGCAAAACGGTGGTATTCTAAACCTGTCATCCAAAGAAACATTAAGCTCAAAGCTTGTTTTAATGTCCTGGCAAAAAGGGCTTCTCCTTGGAGGGAAGAGGGTGTCCATGCCCTGAATCTTTCCAAACAGAGGGTACTCTTGGTAGGGAGGAATATAAGTTGTTTTGTGCCCACTGCAAATCTAGGGTCTGGCTGAGCTACCAGTTGGCCTTACTGTGTGTGACAGCCCTGCCAAACAGATACCTGAGGAAGACCCTGAAAAAGCAAAATCAGGTGATTCTGtcgatgaagaagaaaaagagcaggTAGGGCTCGCGTTTCAGTTTCTTAACTCTGCCTTATTTTGGTACACTTGCTGGTAATTGTGAATTTACACTTGGTCTGTCTCTGGACCGTAAGTGACTGAGAGGGTGTTAGAACATATCCCTGGACCCAGGGCAGTACGTAGTGTATTCTGGTTAGAGCCGAGGACTCAGCAGGCCCGTAACTTTGGTGTGTTCTCTCCTGTCTACCTTCCTACCTCTCCAGCTGTCAAGATTTGACAGTCAAACCAGCAGATGTGATGCGTTTAAAGCATTTCCTTCTGATGTCAGATAAGCTCCTTTCCCACATCTAATCTGTCTATAAAAGCAGAGTTGTCGTGTTATTATGTGTATTGTAATAATGCTGCTTAGACTTTTTAGGTTAGAAAACTGGTGGCTTGCCAAAGGCCTCCAATATAGAAAATGTCAGTCTCTAGCACTGTCCCGTGTGACTTGAGGGGCAAACCTAGATACTACCAGATGGTCGGTCATACGCTATCTATTTCATTCCTGCCACAGGATTAGCTGTGGAAGTCGGGAAGTCTGTAGGTTTACAGGTGGGTAGTAAATGCCCTGTTACCTGCTAAAGATGAGTATCCGTGGTTTGCTCTAAGGCAGGGTTTCTCAAGCAAGGCATTGACTTTTGGGGCCAGATAAACCTTTGCTGTGGGTGTGAGTCCTGTGCATCGTAGAGTGTTTAGCAAGGTCCTGACCTCTACTCACGAGATGCCCGTaacattccctctctctcctcccagttgtgacaaccaaagtcACCTTCAGGCTTtcccagatgtcccctggggggcacaATTGCACTGAGCGAGAAGCACTGGACTCAAGGCTAGCAATATCACCGAGGTAGACTTGACGTCCTGTTGTAAAAGACATACTGattctcctgtttttattttggaaattagatgCCACTGTTCATGATCCTTATTCAGATGTCTGTAATGAAGTTGAGTCAGACTACCCACTCACAGGTGGGACACTGAGACAGAGGGAAACAGCTTGTCCAAGTCCCATGGCCACACCCCTTGCCTCCGAAGAAACCGTGTCACAAGGGAAAGCAAGCTGGCTCTTGTAATACtgacaagtgtttttttttaaacaaatgtgccAATTTTAGAGTTGTTCTTTGCCCTCTAACCTTTTGGAGGGCTTCCATAGCCTTCAAGCTTCTGAAGAAACGAACTGGGGCACTCTTTCCCAAGCAGGAAGCAGTTTCGCTGGCAGTGTGTGACAGGCCTTGGGGACTTGGAGGATGAACACTTGTCGCAACAGGGTTTATCCCGATATGCTAGAGTAAGGCTCAGTGCACCACACCGGTGTCATCAGGTAGTGTTTGTTGGTCAAATAAGTAGTACTACAGAGAGAATCTTACTTTAGTCAATTTAAAGTTTTGAGATCtcactatgttttttaaaacaggtatTAAATACAGGCATTTGGTAAAACAGTACAAACGGCTGTTTGGTACatagcagccaaagaaaaacaatgtggcTATTCCATGCTGAGCTATGCTGTGAGCGTTATCAAATAGGTACTGGATTCTGAGGCCTTTGttcaggaacaaaaaagaatataaaatatctgattgccacaactaaggagccggcctgtggcaactaagacccagcacaattAACTAAGTAGCTAactgactattttttaaaatctcattaataggtttttaatatgatttttaaaaatttatttatgtactttatttattttatttatttttggctgcgttggctcttccttgctgcgtgcgtgctttctccagttgcggcgagcgggggctactcttggttgcggtgcgtgggcttctcattgcggtggcttctcttgttgcggagcacgggctctaggcacgcgggcatccgtagttgtggctcgcaggctgtagagtgcaggctcagtagttgtggcgcacgggcttcgttacTCCGCAGCGTGtgagaacttcccagaccagggcttgaacccttgtcccctgcattgggaggcggattcttaaccactgcgccaccagggaagcccgagctctaaccttttaaaaaatgtgttccttCCACCTTCATGGAGCCGGCGTATGGGATGGGGAGGAATGAGAACCCGATTGGCAGGGGTCCGATCGCAACCCCGGAAGGGGACGGGGGAGGATCTAAGAGGTGGCACCGGGCCACAGTCGACCCCCAGTGACAGCTAACAGCTGCACTgctgccccttcctgccccaggacctgAGCCCAGGTCCCGGGGTGGCTGGAGAAACGCACTGTTTTTGGTGAGATGCTCTTACTGTGTGGAGCTGCTCCAGCTGCCCCGGCGCCGACACTCCTGCAGGGCCCTGTGCCcgtcctccctgccccctgcccagggctcGGGGAACAGCAGTCTCTGTGGGGCAACCTGCTTCCAAGTCCTTCAGTGACCATGGAGGAGTGGGAACGGGCTGGGCTGCCGGAGAGCCTGGGCATGCAACACCTGAGCTCAGCCCTGGGGGCTCacgtgagggcaggggctggggggtgcggGCGGTGAGCGGAGGGGCCTCCAGCCGGCGTCATTCTGGGCCCTGGACCCGGGGAAAGACCTCACCCTCTCAGTCCTGACCTGCCGctcgggaaccctgtggcccaCCAGCCCGAGGCCTGTGGCGCCCGCCACAGACTGCCCGGCGCACGGCTGGGGTGCCAACGCCACACCTGGATTTTGCGCGGGGACCATCGGGGGGCTCGGTGCACGGGAAGACGAGCAGCCCCCAGGCCTCGACACGCCCCTTCCATGTCCATGGAGAAGTGCCGGATGGAAGGCCGGCTGTGCTCCTTTTCGAGCCCCAGGGAATTTGCAGGAACAGCCCTCCCGGCCACGGGGTGCCTGCCCACCGGCTCTGGGCCTGCGACCAGCCCAGAACACAGAAGGCACAGAAGTGGGTGCAGGGAGCTGAGCCGGGTCTGCAGAAGGGCAGACACCACAGCCTGGTCCACAGCTGACTGGCCCAGGGCAGGTGAGAACGGGCGGGCAGGCTGAGGGGAGGACAGAACGTGGCACAGCCTGCCCGCCTGGGCCCCGGGGAGAAGGTCGGGGCGCTGCCCGCGCCCTCGCTCCGCTGCCTGGCATCCTTTGTGGGGGCGAAGGGCCGGAGGCAGGGCTCCCAAGGAGCTCAAAGGCCAGGGAAGGACACACGGGACGGTCCAGACCCACCCTAGCGCTCCAGTGGGGCAGCACCCTCTCTGAATTCCTACTGCCGCCAAACCGCATCCCTAAGGCCTTTGGGCAGAATTGCTAGGACCCAGGAAGGCGGCCCCTTGCTGTGGTCCAGACTTCACCAGCTGCCGATGAGCGGAGGGAGCCAGCCGGCCGGCCGTGAGCAGGAGGACAGGGCACGGGCACAGGGACAGCCACAGCCGGGCTTCCCGCAGCTGTGCCCACCGCCAGAAGCAGCTGCAGCCAATCACAGCCCCCGCCATGCCAAACAGTGCAGGGCAGGCGAGAGGCCGGCAGGAACCTGACACCCCCTCACTGGAGAGCCGGCCGGCCAGGGTTGGGGGAGCCATCCCCGTGTGAACTCACCCCACAGCTCAGCCATCTCCCAGTGACCCAGACGCTACACCAGCAGAGAGCAGCCTGCAACGGCCGCAGGGCTGATCCCCGACCAAGGTCAGAACTCCCCCCAGTGTGATGGCCCCCATGCCGCTCCTGTGGTGGAAGGGACCGCAGGCAGAGACCAGGAGTGGAGTCTTTTTATTAACGGCTGCGTTTTCAAAGAACCGTTTTGTTAGCAGGAAGGCTCCCCAGGAGGGGATGGCATTAGTGCAACAAGGGGGAGCCTTGACACCAGGCTCTCCAGACACGTCCAGGTGGAGACTTTTGGCCGAGGCCGGCCGCCAGGgactcaggggctgggaggacatgcggcccctcccccgccccggcgGGGCACTAAGGCACCGGGCCCGCCTGGGTGGGCAGAACTTGCAGCCCTCAAGCTGCAGCCCTTTGCTCAGGAGGAAGGCATCCTGCGTGGGGTCGCAAGCCAGGAAGAGCTTCACCATGCCCTTGGCATCCTTGGAGCCACCTGGCCTCAGAATGCAGCTTCTGTAGTCCATGGCAACCTGGCAagagggggcggggctgcaggagggTGGAGCTCCGCCTTCACTGAGGGTGTGGGTGTGGCCACCTCTGCTGTGACTGAACAAAGGGCAGGGGGAGCAGGAGGTCCAGGGCAGGGCCCTCAGAGCCTGGCAGGCCCAGGCGGGCGGCACAAGCATCTAGGCCCAGGCCAAGGACCACCGTGTTGGTCTGCGCGGCAGGACGGCCTCTCACCTTGCCACTCAGGACGCCCTCCTGCTTGAAGCGTGTGTGGAACGTGTCCGCGGAGTACACCTCGCTGCACGGGTAGCCATAGGACTGGGCGTTGTATCTTCCTGCCAGGCGGCCGAAGGTCGCAGGCAGGTGGGTCCCTGGGACACACGCGGAGAGGCTCCTGCCCGGCCCCCTGGCCGCTCCGTGCCCCTTCCCCAGAGCGCAGAGCTTGGGGCCTCAAAGCAGCCCTGTCTGAGTCCCCTGCCACTAGAGGGAGTATTGGCCCAACACTCAGTGGAGGGATACAAATCAATCTTTGCCGACTTTCTGCTGAAGCTCACGAGGGTTCACCCCTAAGTCTCTTACAAGGACAGCTGCCCGAGGCTCCGAGGGATGAGTCAGGGCTCGCCCTCCGGCACGGGGAGAGCGAGGGTTAAAGCGCTCACGAGGGAGTGAAGTGCGTCTCCGCACTGACACGCACCTGCAAACCTCGTTGACGCGTTCCGTCCGGGCTATGaagccctctcctgcctcttgcAGGCTCTCCAGAAAGCACGTGCAGATACGCCCACCCCACCCTCGGACTCCGCGGGCCACAGCTGGAGGGACCAGCCCTGGAACCCAggcaggaagaggccagaggTCAGCGGGCCTTGGCCAGAGCCCGTCAGCCGGTCCCCCTTCACACACCACCAGAGGATCCTCTTGACCTGGGCAGTAGCCGCCAACCGACCGCTAAGGTGGGCCCAGTGCGCGCTTGGCTACCTGGCGTGGCTGGGACCCCGAGGATCTCCTGGCAGAGGCGGGCATTGTCCTGGGCCGGGTCCGAGGGCGTCTGCGTGTGCAGGGCCTGGTCCACCTCGGCCAGGACGATCTGGCGCAGGTTGAAGAGGCCTGGGGGGCGGGAGGAAGGAGACGGGGGGCTGGCACTGTGTCCAGGCCGCGCTTTCCAGCCGGGCGGTCCAGGagcccctttcctttccctcggCCCGGCCGCACCGGGGTTGGCCAGCCGGGACTTGATGAGCTTGTCCAGCAGCCCCTGGGGGACGGCGCTGCCCGTGCCCCACCGAGACTGGCAGCAGCGCCAGGGCTTCACAGGGCGCGGCGCTCCCAGCCCCAGAGCCTAccctctggttctcatcaccGGCTGTCACCAGAGTCGCAGGCAACGTGCCTTTCTTTTCGTTTGTCTTCTTTCCGGCCCTCAGCCACGCAAAggtgtgaagccctgacactcgctgccacgtggatgcaccctgagaacacgatgctcagcgagagaagtcagacacagaaggacacacagggtgtgaccccactgaggggaaacgtccagaacaggtagatccacagagtcagagtgggttcctggttgtcaggggcaggggaggggaggggagggaatgatcAGTAAGGGCGTGAGGGACATTtttggggtgagggaaatgttccAGAACAGGGCAGTAGTGACggctgcacagctcagtaaagtgtCCCCACACGCTCCGGTGCAGCGTGTGAGAGCATCGCTCTCAGGACGAAGGGCTGACCGCAGGAAAACTGAACGAGcactgggtcctgggcccagACGCTCAGCTGGGGACCCCGCCGTGGGGAAGTCACTGGGACTTGCTGAGCCTCCACCGAGActggcagcagccccagggcctcacaGGGCGCGGCGCTCCCGGCCTCAGAGCCTAccctctggttctcatcaccGCCTGTCACCAGATTTGCATGCAacgttcctttcttctcttttgtcttttttaaaggcaactCTTGAATACATGTATTTAACATGCAGGGAACCAGTCCTGactccttgatctgggacttccagcctccagagtctcGAGGCCATCCAGTTCCCTTGTTTACGCGCCCAGTGCGTGGGGTTTGATGATGGAAACTGACACCGAGGGCGTCACCACGTGCGGGGTGACATCAGCGGAAGAATCCGGTGGCGAGGGTCTGCCTGAGGACCATGGGAGAGCccgggccctccccgccccctgcctgcAGCCCCTCGCCCGCACCCTCTTGAGAGCGGAGCTGGTGCATCGCTTGCCAGAACTCATGGAAGTAGGTCTCCAGCTCATCATGCTGCAACAGGGAGGGCGGGTTGGGCGTAGGCTTGGTGAAGTTGGCCACCATGGCCGCGATGGCGATCTGGCGCCTCCCATCCTGCTGCAGGCAGCCCAGCTGCAGGCCAAAGCAGGCCATGTGCCCggacttcccttccctggggagggacGTGGGTGAGGCCCCGCTTCCACAGAGGAGCCCCGGCCCACGGCCGACAGGTTCCCCCACGCATGCACCGAGGGTAGAGGTCCAGGTAGAACTTGCCGATGGATGACCTTGCCCGAGGCCGCGTCCCGGACCGTGTAGAGCCTCACATCTTCGTCACACACGTTGGTGCCCTTCTCCAGGTCGAAGGTCagccccagcagctcctgggagaTGCCCAGCCGCCCGCGCGTGACCACCTGCATGGGGAAGGACTCATTGAGCAGGTGCTGGTCCACGTGGTAGCGCGTCTCCTCCCCCTGGTTCATGTAGTAGCGTGGGTCCTAGACGTTGATGGGCCCGTCAAAGTGCAGGCCCCGCCTCTGGCACTCAGCCTTCTTTAGCTCCAGGATCACGGCCGCTCCTGCTCCCAGAGGGGCTTTAGCTTCTGGGCCAGCTCATCTGCGGGCGGAGGGGAGAGGCTCGGCTATGTCCCTGTGGCAGCCCCCCAGCCGcaccccaccccacgcccctCGAGGCAGAATGAAGGGTTGGGGAAGGCGACCCCCAAGGGCTGACACAGTGGGGTCTCAGGCAGCACCACGTCCAGTCAAGGTCCGCCTGACCCCCGTCCCCACTGGGACTCGGGGAGGCGGGGTTACCTAGGAAAGTGGCCACCACCTGGCTGGTCTTGGCCGCGTTCATCTCCAGCACGGGGTCGGCACGCGTGCTGAACCCCAGCAGGCGGGACTTCTGAGCCTGCAGCCTTACCAGCTCCCCGAGGATGGCGCAGTTCTcctggaacccagagacggccAGCGCTGGGGACCGTGGGCCACGCCCTCCCCACAGGCCCCGGGCCAGGTCTCTGTGGGCGGGCAGGGCTCTCAGGCCACTGGCGGGCACAGCcaatccccctccctcctcctcctggcccggATTTCTAGACACTTTGGTGCTGTCCTAACACGTGGTCTTTATGAACACAGGTCCTTTTGGAACCAGAAACAGCGTGAACCGTGATGAGCTCTaaggccaagggcaggaagaaatgCGACCAGCCTCTCCAGGAGCCACCCAGGGGCCTCCCCGGGCTCAACAGTACAAACTCGGCTACCGTGCAGACAGCAGCTCATCCCCACGGCGCCCGAACACCCAGCCCCTGGACGGCGAGAGGCCTGTTGCTGCAGGTGGCCCGTGGCTGGCTGGTGAGGCCCGGCCCCAGGCGTACGTCACCTTCTCTGGGGCCACCTCTCCGGGTCTGCGGTGGGGttctcctgggagcccccagtcACCACAGGACCAACGTGGCCTGTCTGCAGCCCAAGAAGGTGGGGACACAGGACTGTCCCCCGTGCCCTCCGCATCACCCGCGAGGCCGAGCAAGCACCAGTGGTGTCTGCGGGGAAGATGAAGGGCTCGTGCACAGCCCCCATCTACTGAAGATGCTAAACGGGAGAAGCATAGGCTGCAGCGGTATGGACCAAACGCAAGTGTCCTTGCAGGAACCGATGTCTGAATGTCAAGGCTGTACCCAGGCCACAG of Balaenoptera ricei isolate mBalRic1 chromosome 8, mBalRic1.hap2, whole genome shotgun sequence contains these proteins:
- the LOC132369684 gene encoding LOW QUALITY PROTEIN: thimet oligopeptidase-like (The sequence of the model RefSeq protein was modified relative to this genomic sequence to represent the inferred CDS: inserted 1 base in 1 codon; deleted 1 base in 1 codon; substituted 1 base at 1 genomic stop codon) — encoded protein: MSSDSQKFPPSPLCALRGVWAFSLWPGYSLDIQTSVPARTLAFGPYRCSLCFSRLASSVDGGCARALHLPRRHHWCLLGLAGDAEGTGDSPVSPPSWAADRPRWSCGDWGLPGEPHRRPGEVAPEKVTYAWGRASPASHGPPAATGLSPSRGWVFGRRGDELLSARDLARGLWGGRGPRSPALAVSGFQENCAILGELVRLQAQKSRLLGFSTRADPVLEMNAAKTSQVVATFLDELAQKLKPLWEQERXVILELKKAECQRRGLHFDGPINVXDPRYYMNQGEETRYHVDQHLLNESFPMQVVTRGRLGISQELLGLTFDLEKGTNVCDEDVRLYTVRDAASGKVIIGKFYLDLYPREGKSGHMACFGLQLGCLQQDGRRQIAIAAMVANFTKPTPNPPSLLQHDELETYFHEFWQAMHQLRSQEAPRPVKPWRCCQSRWGTGSAVPQGLLDKLIKSRLANPGLFNLRQIVLAEVDQALHTQTPSDPAQDNARLCQEILGVPATPGTHLPATFGRLAGRYNAQSYGYPCSEVYSADTFHTRFKQEGVLSGKVAMDYRSCILRPGGSKDAKGMVKLFLACDPTQDAFLLSKGLQLEGCKFCPPRRARCLSAPPGRGRGRMSSQPLSPWRPASAKSLHLDVSGEPGVKAPPCCTNAIPSWGAFLLTKRFFENAAVNKKTPLLVSACGPFHHRSGMGAITLGGVLTLVGDQPCGRCRLLSAGVASGSLGDG